In a genomic window of Rhododendron vialii isolate Sample 1 chromosome 12a, ASM3025357v1:
- the LOC131309810 gene encoding F-box/kelch-repeat protein At1g15670-like codes for MKFFFCWCMNSFMELLPGLPNDVALECLIRIPLDQISLAASVCKGWKAEIELPEFRRSRKKAGFVRSVIVVAQAWIYPTRPAHLAMLSGPPFYRLAICDPKTEYWSELPPVPGFLDGIPRFCHLVGVGSELVVIGGCNPFSWQVCNSVFIYNFLSATWRCGTDMPGGQRLFSGCDSDFVQMVYVAGGHDEDKNALKSALAYDVVKDEWIQLPDMAKPREECKGVFHHGKFHVIGGYPTESQGSFQRDAQAFDVATWQWDSVQDDFLEAAACSTTCVEGGDSRLYTCHNNNVTVRDGAAWQVLAGLPAELCNVAHVAAWQGKLLVIGSGRSGGPHTAYVMDLKNYKWTKVVVPEEYSGHVQSGCCLEI; via the exons ATGAAGTT TTTCTTTTGTTGGTGCATGAACTCTTTCATGGAACTCCTTCCGGGCCTACCAAATGACGTCGCCCTTGAATGCCTAATTCGCATTCCTCTTGACCAAATCTCCCTGGCTGCCTCCGTATGCAAAGGTTGGAAGGCCGAGATTGAGCTGCCGGAGTTTCGTCGGAGTCGGAAAAAAGCCGGGTTTGTCCGATCGGTCATAGTGGTGGCACAAGCTTGGAtatacccgacccgacccgccCACCTTGCAATGCTTTcagggcctcctttttatcgaCTCGCTATCTGCGACCCGAAAACTGAGTATTGGTCTGAGTTGCCGCCGGTGCCAGGGTTTTTGGACGGGATACCAAGGTTTTGCCACCTTGTCGGAGTTGGATCGGAGCTGGTGGTGATAGGCGGTTGCAATCCATTCTCGTGGCAGGTTTGCAATTCGGTGTTTATTTACAACTTCCTCTCTGCCACGTGGCGTTGTGGAACCGATATGCCAGGTGGGCAAAGATTATTCTCTGGATGTGATTCTGATTTTGTTCAGATGGTGTACGTTGCGGGTGGTCATGACGAGGACAAGAACGCTTTGAAATCTGCATTGGCATATGATGTGGTAAAAGATGAATGGATCCAATTGCCTGACATGGCGAAACCACGAGAGGAGTGTAAAGGTGTTTTTCACCATGGTAAGTTCCACGTCATCGGTGGGTACCCCACTGAGAGCCAAGGCAGTTTCCAGCGAGATGCCCAAGCGTTCGATGTGGCCACTTGGCAGTGGGACTCGGTACAAGACGACTTCTTAGAAGCTGCCGCGTGTTCGACGACTTGCGTGGAGGGTGGTGATTCGCGGCTGTACACTTGCCATAACAACAATGTGACTGTGCGTGATGGTGCCGCTTGGCAAGTCCTAGCTGGACTACCAGCTGAGTTGTGCAACGTTGCTCACGTGGCAGCGTGGCAGGGGAAGTTGCTAGTGATTGGTTCCGGAAGATctggtgggccccacacagcCTATGTGATGGATTTGAAGAATTACAAGTGGACAAAAGTTGTTGTACCAGAAGAATACTCGGGCCATGTGCAATCAGGTTGTTGCTTGGAGATTTAA